The Cucumis melo cultivar AY chromosome 5, USDA_Cmelo_AY_1.0, whole genome shotgun sequence genome has a segment encoding these proteins:
- the LOC103491408 gene encoding chloride channel protein CLC-d isoform X2: MDRAKNMWSLLPNTDENEDDLLSILKKNDGGGVESLDYEVIENYAYWDEQAQRGKLFVGYSVAVKWLYALFIGIGTGLAAVFINMAVENFAGWKFSLTFALIQKSYVAGFIVYLAINLALVFSSVYIVTHFAPAAAGSGIPEIKGYLNGIDIHGVLFFRTLIGKIFGSIGSVGGGLALGKEGPLVHTGACIASLLGQGGSAKYHLNSRWLQVFKSDRDRRDLVTCGCAAGVAAAFRAPVGGVLFALEEVTSWWKSQLLWRVFFTSAVVAVVVRAAMGWCKSGKCGHFGSGGFIIWDISDGQEDYSFAELLPMTVIGVIGGLLGALFNQLTLYITYWRRNHLHKKGNRVKIIEACLISVLTSIISFGLPLLRQCTPCPKPDPELGNECPRPPGTYGNYVNFYCSKDNEYNDLATIFFNTQDDAIRNLFSAKTMHEFSARSLLTFLVMFYTLAVVTFGTAVPAGQFVPGIMIGSTYGRLVGKFVVSFYKKPNIEEGTYALLGAASFLGGSMRMTVSLCVIMVEISNNLKFLPLIMLVLLMSKAVGDAFNEGLYEEQAQLKGIPLLESRPKYQMRKITAKEACGKRVVSFPRVVKVADVVGILRSNRHNGFPVIDYARNGETRVIGLMLRSYLLGLLQSKVDFQHSPLPSDPRGSISSRHNLNEFVKPASSKGISIDDINLSSEDLEMYIDLLPYLNPSPYIVPEDMSLTKVYNLFRQLGLRHLFVVPRPSNVVGLITRKDLLIEDSEDSDAMELQSTSVRARRPDRRVHTRNGDVESPLLNGLLVSNTDG; the protein is encoded by the exons ATGGATAGAGCAAAAAACATGTGGTCTCTTCTTCCGAACACCGACGAAAATGAGGATGACCTTCTTAGTATCTTGAAGAAAAACGATGGGGGTGGTGTCGAAAGCCTTGATTATGAGGTTATCGAGAATTATGCTTACTGGGATGAACAG GCGCAAAGAGGGAAATTATTTGTTGGCTATAGTGTGGCAGTTAAGTGGCTGTATGCCTTGTTCATCGGCATAG GCACAGGATTGGCTGCAGTTTTCATAAATATGGCTGTCGAGAACTTTGCCGGCTGGAAATTTTCATTGACATTTGCCCTAATTCAAAAGTCATATGTGGCTGGTTTTATAGTATACTTAGCTATCAACTTAGCTCTAGTATTTTCATCCGTTTATATTGTCACACACTTCGCTCCTGCGGCAGCCGGATCTGGCATACCTGAAATCAAGGGATATTTGAATG GAATTGACATACACGGTGTTCTTTTCTTCAGAACCTTAATTGGAAAG ATATTTGGAAGCATTGGTTCAGTGGGAGGTGGATTAGCTTTAGGCAAAGAAGGGCCTCTTGTACACACAGGCGCATGTATTGCTTCTTTGTTAGGCCAA GGTGGCTCTGCTAAATATCATTTAAATTCCAGGTGGTTACAAGTGTTCAAGAGCGACCGGGATCGTCGTGATCTT GTTACCTGTGGGTGTGCAGCAGGAGTTGCTGCAGCTTTTAGAGCTCCAGTTGGTGGTGTATTATTTGCACTGGAAGAAGTAACTTCTTG GTGGAAGAGTCAACTTTTGTGGCGCGTGTTTTTCACTTCTGCTGTGGTGGCTGTTGTGGTACGTGCAGCTATGGGATGGTGTAAGAGTGGGAAGTGTGGACATTTTGGTTCTGGTGGTTTCATAATATGGGACATATCAGA TGGCCAAGAGGACTACTCTTTTGCGGAGTTGTTGCCCATGACTGTGATTGGGGTTATTGGAGGCTTATTAG GAGCTTTATTCAACCAGCTTACTCTTTATATAACATATTGGCGACGAAACCATTTACACAAGAAGGGAAACCGAGTAAAG ATCATTGAGGCTTGTCTCATCTCAGTATTGACATCAATTATCTCCTTCGGACTACCACTTCTAAGGCAATGTACTCCATGTCCCAAACCCGATCCGGAATTGGGAAATGAATGCCCAAGGCCTCCAGGAACGTATGGGAACTACGTTAAT TTTTATTGCAGCAAGGACAATGAATATAATGACCTTGCAACTATCTTCTTTAACACCcag GATGATGCCATAAGGAATTTGTTCAGTGCAAAAACAATGCATGAATTCAGTGCACGAAGTTTATTGACCTTTCTG GTTATGTTTTATACTTTAGCTGTCGTGACATTTGGTACTGCAGTTCCTGCTGGCCAATTTGTTCCCGGTATAATGATTGGATCTACGTATGGACGTTTGGTTGGAAAGTTTGTGGTTAGTTTCTACAAGAAGCCTAACATTGAAGAGGGAAC ATATGCCTTGTTGGGTGCTGCATCTTTTCTAGGAGGCTCTATGCGAATGACAGTGTCTCTGTGTGTCATCATGGTTGaaatttcaaacaatttgaaatttttaccTCTCATCATGCTTGTACTTCTGATGTCCAAG GCTGTTGGTGATGCCTTTAATGAAGGCCTGTATGAAGAGCAAGCCCAGTTGAAGGGTATTCCATTACTAGAATCAAGACCAAAGTACCAGATGCGGAAAATTACAGCAAAGGAGGCCTGTGGAAAAAGG GTTGTCTCCTTCCCTCGTGTTGTTAAGGTTGCCGATGTTGTTGGTATTTTACGGAGCAACAGACATAACGGTTTTCCT GTGATTGATTACGCTCGAAATGGAGAAACACGTGTCATTGGACTAATGCTTAGAAG TTACTTATTAGGACTTCTACAGTCCAAAGTAGATTTTCAGCATAGCCCCTTGCCTTCTGATCCAAGAGGATCTATATCAAGCAG GCACAATCTCAATGAATTTGTGAAACCTGCTTCCAGTAAAGGAATTTCTATTGATGATATAAATCTTAGTTCAGAGGACTTGGAAATGTACATCGATTTACTTCCATATCTGAACCCATCTCCATATATTGTCCCTGAGGACATGTCTCTGACAAAG GTATATAATCTTTTCCGGCAACTAGGCCTGAGACACTTATTTGTTGTTCCCCGTCCATCAAATGTGGTTGGTTTGATTACTCGAAAGGATTTGTTGATAGAG GATAGCGAAGATTCGGATGCAATGGAACTACAATCGACTAGTGTAAG AGCTCGTCGTCCAGATAGAAGAGTACATACAAGGAATGGGGATGTGGAGAGTCCACTTCTTAATGGACTTTTGGTCAGTAACACCGATGGctga
- the LOC103491408 gene encoding chloride channel protein CLC-d isoform X1, protein MLSNQLQNGMDRAKNMWSLLPNTDENEDDLLSILKKNDGGGVESLDYEVIENYAYWDEQAQRGKLFVGYSVAVKWLYALFIGIGTGLAAVFINMAVENFAGWKFSLTFALIQKSYVAGFIVYLAINLALVFSSVYIVTHFAPAAAGSGIPEIKGYLNGIDIHGVLFFRTLIGKIFGSIGSVGGGLALGKEGPLVHTGACIASLLGQGGSAKYHLNSRWLQVFKSDRDRRDLVTCGCAAGVAAAFRAPVGGVLFALEEVTSWWKSQLLWRVFFTSAVVAVVVRAAMGWCKSGKCGHFGSGGFIIWDISDGQEDYSFAELLPMTVIGVIGGLLGALFNQLTLYITYWRRNHLHKKGNRVKIIEACLISVLTSIISFGLPLLRQCTPCPKPDPELGNECPRPPGTYGNYVNFYCSKDNEYNDLATIFFNTQDDAIRNLFSAKTMHEFSARSLLTFLVMFYTLAVVTFGTAVPAGQFVPGIMIGSTYGRLVGKFVVSFYKKPNIEEGTYALLGAASFLGGSMRMTVSLCVIMVEISNNLKFLPLIMLVLLMSKAVGDAFNEGLYEEQAQLKGIPLLESRPKYQMRKITAKEACGKRVVSFPRVVKVADVVGILRSNRHNGFPVIDYARNGETRVIGLMLRSYLLGLLQSKVDFQHSPLPSDPRGSISSRHNLNEFVKPASSKGISIDDINLSSEDLEMYIDLLPYLNPSPYIVPEDMSLTKVYNLFRQLGLRHLFVVPRPSNVVGLITRKDLLIEDSEDSDAMELQSTSVRARRPDRRVHTRNGDVESPLLNGLLVSNTDG, encoded by the exons ATGTTGTCGAATCAGCTTCAAAATGGGATGGATAGAGCAAAAAACATGTGGTCTCTTCTTCCGAACACCGACGAAAATGAGGATGACCTTCTTAGTATCTTGAAGAAAAACGATGGGGGTGGTGTCGAAAGCCTTGATTATGAGGTTATCGAGAATTATGCTTACTGGGATGAACAG GCGCAAAGAGGGAAATTATTTGTTGGCTATAGTGTGGCAGTTAAGTGGCTGTATGCCTTGTTCATCGGCATAG GCACAGGATTGGCTGCAGTTTTCATAAATATGGCTGTCGAGAACTTTGCCGGCTGGAAATTTTCATTGACATTTGCCCTAATTCAAAAGTCATATGTGGCTGGTTTTATAGTATACTTAGCTATCAACTTAGCTCTAGTATTTTCATCCGTTTATATTGTCACACACTTCGCTCCTGCGGCAGCCGGATCTGGCATACCTGAAATCAAGGGATATTTGAATG GAATTGACATACACGGTGTTCTTTTCTTCAGAACCTTAATTGGAAAG ATATTTGGAAGCATTGGTTCAGTGGGAGGTGGATTAGCTTTAGGCAAAGAAGGGCCTCTTGTACACACAGGCGCATGTATTGCTTCTTTGTTAGGCCAA GGTGGCTCTGCTAAATATCATTTAAATTCCAGGTGGTTACAAGTGTTCAAGAGCGACCGGGATCGTCGTGATCTT GTTACCTGTGGGTGTGCAGCAGGAGTTGCTGCAGCTTTTAGAGCTCCAGTTGGTGGTGTATTATTTGCACTGGAAGAAGTAACTTCTTG GTGGAAGAGTCAACTTTTGTGGCGCGTGTTTTTCACTTCTGCTGTGGTGGCTGTTGTGGTACGTGCAGCTATGGGATGGTGTAAGAGTGGGAAGTGTGGACATTTTGGTTCTGGTGGTTTCATAATATGGGACATATCAGA TGGCCAAGAGGACTACTCTTTTGCGGAGTTGTTGCCCATGACTGTGATTGGGGTTATTGGAGGCTTATTAG GAGCTTTATTCAACCAGCTTACTCTTTATATAACATATTGGCGACGAAACCATTTACACAAGAAGGGAAACCGAGTAAAG ATCATTGAGGCTTGTCTCATCTCAGTATTGACATCAATTATCTCCTTCGGACTACCACTTCTAAGGCAATGTACTCCATGTCCCAAACCCGATCCGGAATTGGGAAATGAATGCCCAAGGCCTCCAGGAACGTATGGGAACTACGTTAAT TTTTATTGCAGCAAGGACAATGAATATAATGACCTTGCAACTATCTTCTTTAACACCcag GATGATGCCATAAGGAATTTGTTCAGTGCAAAAACAATGCATGAATTCAGTGCACGAAGTTTATTGACCTTTCTG GTTATGTTTTATACTTTAGCTGTCGTGACATTTGGTACTGCAGTTCCTGCTGGCCAATTTGTTCCCGGTATAATGATTGGATCTACGTATGGACGTTTGGTTGGAAAGTTTGTGGTTAGTTTCTACAAGAAGCCTAACATTGAAGAGGGAAC ATATGCCTTGTTGGGTGCTGCATCTTTTCTAGGAGGCTCTATGCGAATGACAGTGTCTCTGTGTGTCATCATGGTTGaaatttcaaacaatttgaaatttttaccTCTCATCATGCTTGTACTTCTGATGTCCAAG GCTGTTGGTGATGCCTTTAATGAAGGCCTGTATGAAGAGCAAGCCCAGTTGAAGGGTATTCCATTACTAGAATCAAGACCAAAGTACCAGATGCGGAAAATTACAGCAAAGGAGGCCTGTGGAAAAAGG GTTGTCTCCTTCCCTCGTGTTGTTAAGGTTGCCGATGTTGTTGGTATTTTACGGAGCAACAGACATAACGGTTTTCCT GTGATTGATTACGCTCGAAATGGAGAAACACGTGTCATTGGACTAATGCTTAGAAG TTACTTATTAGGACTTCTACAGTCCAAAGTAGATTTTCAGCATAGCCCCTTGCCTTCTGATCCAAGAGGATCTATATCAAGCAG GCACAATCTCAATGAATTTGTGAAACCTGCTTCCAGTAAAGGAATTTCTATTGATGATATAAATCTTAGTTCAGAGGACTTGGAAATGTACATCGATTTACTTCCATATCTGAACCCATCTCCATATATTGTCCCTGAGGACATGTCTCTGACAAAG GTATATAATCTTTTCCGGCAACTAGGCCTGAGACACTTATTTGTTGTTCCCCGTCCATCAAATGTGGTTGGTTTGATTACTCGAAAGGATTTGTTGATAGAG GATAGCGAAGATTCGGATGCAATGGAACTACAATCGACTAGTGTAAG AGCTCGTCGTCCAGATAGAAGAGTACATACAAGGAATGGGGATGTGGAGAGTCCACTTCTTAATGGACTTTTGGTCAGTAACACCGATGGctga